One window of the Granulicella arctica genome contains the following:
- a CDS encoding nucleoside deaminase, with protein MDEVAQFLSMLDVAIGEARTGLAEGGIPIGAALFASDGKLISSGHNRRVQEGDPSAHGETDAFRRAGRQRSYRDLIMVTTLAPCWYCSGLIRQFGFRTVIVGESQNFAGGLDWLREDGVRIVDLNSEECVTMLGDYIAANPTVWNEDIGED; from the coding sequence ATGGATGAAGTTGCTCAGTTCCTGTCGATGTTGGATGTAGCGATAGGCGAGGCACGGACAGGTCTCGCAGAAGGCGGTATCCCGATCGGCGCAGCGCTCTTTGCCTCGGACGGCAAGCTGATCAGCTCGGGCCACAACCGCCGCGTACAGGAGGGTGACCCTTCGGCACATGGCGAGACCGACGCCTTCCGGCGCGCAGGTCGGCAACGAAGCTATCGGGATCTAATCATGGTTACCACCCTCGCCCCCTGCTGGTATTGCAGCGGGCTCATCCGCCAGTTCGGCTTCCGGACCGTCATCGTCGGCGAAAGCCAAAACTTCGCAGGCGGCCTCGACTGGCTGCGAGAAGACGGCGTGCGCATCGTCGACCTTAACTCTGAAGAGTGCGTGACGATGCTCGGCGACTACATCGCGGCCAATCCAACCGTGTGGAACGAGGACATCGGAGAGGACTAA
- a CDS encoding ethanolamine ammonia-lyase subunit EutB — MPFSHTSRGVTYSFADLRTLLARATPARSGDELAGVAADSAKERAAAQIALADVPLATFLNQVVVPYESDEVTRLIIDHHDAEAFQPVAGLTVGEFRDWLLSDGATGEQLTSLAPGIMPEMAAAVAKLMRLQDMIAVARKIHVVTRFRTTVGLPGRLSTRLQPNHPTDDPMGIAVSMLDGLRLGSGDAVIGINPVSDDPETVTHLLRMIDHVRQTFQIPTQSCVLAHITTQMRAIETGAPLDLLFQSIAGTEGTNTSFGVSLSLLAEAEAMARSLQRGGIGEETGGQNVMYFETGQGSALSANAHHGVDQQTLEARAYAVARQFKPMLVNTVVGFIGPEYLYNGKQIIRAGLEDHFAGKLLGLPMGCDVCYTNHTDADQDDMDALLTLLGTAGVNYIMGVPGADDVMLHYQSTSFQDALYVRRVLGLRPAPEFAAWLERDLLRAANVAGMLLGAAV, encoded by the coding sequence ATGCCGTTCTCCCACACATCCCGCGGCGTCACCTACAGCTTTGCCGACCTGCGCACGCTGCTGGCCAGGGCCACCCCAGCGCGGTCAGGAGACGAGTTAGCCGGAGTCGCAGCCGACTCCGCAAAGGAGCGCGCAGCAGCTCAGATCGCGCTGGCTGATGTGCCATTGGCAACCTTCCTCAATCAGGTCGTGGTTCCGTATGAGTCGGATGAAGTCACACGGCTCATCATCGACCACCATGATGCCGAAGCCTTCCAGCCGGTCGCAGGGTTGACCGTCGGCGAGTTCCGCGACTGGCTGCTCAGCGACGGCGCAACCGGCGAACAGCTTACGTCCCTTGCCCCGGGAATCATGCCCGAAATGGCTGCTGCCGTGGCAAAGCTGATGCGGTTGCAGGACATGATCGCCGTCGCCCGAAAGATTCACGTCGTGACGCGCTTCCGCACCACGGTAGGCCTGCCCGGAAGGCTGTCGACCCGACTACAGCCAAACCATCCAACGGACGATCCCATGGGCATCGCCGTGTCCATGCTGGATGGTCTACGTCTCGGCTCGGGCGACGCCGTCATCGGGATCAATCCCGTAAGTGACGATCCCGAAACAGTAACGCATCTGCTGCGCATGATCGACCACGTTCGCCAGACCTTCCAGATCCCTACGCAGAGTTGCGTACTCGCCCACATCACGACCCAGATGCGCGCGATCGAAACTGGTGCACCGCTCGACCTGCTCTTCCAGTCGATCGCCGGAACAGAGGGCACCAACACCTCGTTCGGCGTGTCGTTGAGCCTGCTGGCCGAGGCGGAGGCAATGGCGCGGTCCCTGCAGCGCGGCGGAATCGGCGAGGAGACCGGCGGCCAGAACGTAATGTACTTCGAGACCGGTCAGGGTTCGGCGCTCTCAGCCAATGCGCATCATGGAGTCGACCAGCAGACCCTTGAGGCTCGCGCCTATGCGGTTGCGCGTCAGTTCAAGCCGATGCTGGTCAATACCGTCGTCGGGTTCATCGGGCCAGAGTACCTCTACAACGGCAAGCAGATCATCCGCGCCGGGCTCGAGGACCACTTCGCCGGTAAGCTGCTCGGCCTTCCCATGGGCTGCGACGTCTGCTACACGAACCACACCGACGCGGATCAGGATGATATGGACGCGCTGCTGACGCTCCTCGGAACCGCAGGCGTGAACTACATCATGGGCGTTCCCGGAGCCGACGACGTCATGCTCCACTACCAGAGCACGTCGTTCCAGGACGCACTCTACGTGCGGCGCGTGCTCGGACTGCGACCTGCACCAGAGTTCGCAGCATGGCTGGAACGCGACCTGCTGCGCGCCGCAAACGTAGCCGGAATGCTGCTCGGTGCTGCCGTATGA
- the eutC gene encoding ethanolamine ammonia-lyase subunit EutC, whose product MDELRHLRQGESTPARVGLGITGVSLPTRSLLTFQMDQAFARDAIQDELATVSLVQEIAALRSGSALQWTSEETPVLHSAARDRNVYLRRPDLGRRLAEAELAAAPCDLAIVLADGLSALAVNRHAVPLLTELLPLLAAGTTLGPISLVVQGRVAIGDEIGERLGARMLLMLIGERPGLSAPDSLGAYLTWNPRIGRTDAERNCVSNIRPEGLSYEKAAQLIHQSMATAVQQQLTGVALNRRIGQHQPVAQLLNPMEP is encoded by the coding sequence ATGGATGAGCTTCGACACTTACGCCAAGGCGAATCCACTCCTGCCCGCGTCGGGCTTGGTATCACTGGCGTCAGCCTGCCGACACGTTCGCTGCTAACGTTCCAGATGGATCAGGCGTTCGCGCGGGACGCAATACAGGATGAGTTGGCGACAGTCTCTTTGGTGCAGGAGATAGCTGCTCTTCGGTCTGGCTCGGCTCTGCAGTGGACCTCGGAAGAGACACCTGTCCTTCACTCGGCCGCGCGTGATCGCAATGTCTACCTGCGTCGACCAGACCTTGGACGAAGATTGGCGGAGGCCGAGCTTGCGGCCGCACCTTGCGATCTGGCGATCGTGCTGGCTGATGGACTTTCAGCGCTCGCGGTCAATCGCCATGCCGTTCCGCTGCTCACCGAGCTTCTACCGCTATTGGCAGCTGGAACGACGCTCGGTCCCATTAGCCTCGTGGTTCAGGGACGGGTAGCGATCGGCGACGAGATCGGCGAACGTCTCGGAGCGCGGATGCTGCTCATGCTGATCGGTGAGCGACCCGGGCTAAGCGCACCCGATTCCCTCGGAGCCTACCTGACCTGGAATCCCCGGATCGGACGAACGGATGCCGAGCGGAACTGCGTCTCGAACATCCGGCCCGAAGGGTTGAGCTACGAGAAGGCGGCTCAACTCATCCATCAAAGTATGGCAACCGCAGTGCAGCAACAGCTTACTGGCGTGGCATTGAACCGTCGGATCGGACAGCACCAGCCTGTAGCTCAGCTACTCAACCCCATGGAACCATAG
- a CDS encoding APC family permease, whose amino-acid sequence MLSLISPDIQPSSAYQGASLTLPNPSGVLEATSVEAGRHGLRHQVLSPMETLGQSISTIAPSTSPTMTIPLVFAVAGNGTWLAYLLATLSVLLIALCIRSFARDSASPGSLYVYATSTLPPAVGALTAWALLLAYIATGSSVIGGFVNYGMVVLQTLTPFRSTSLLTPVLLAVSVTALSVWIAWRDVRISARLMLWIEGSSALLIAIVLAAILGRHGFHVDLQQLRLQGASVQGIRLGMVLALFSFVGFESATTLGHEAHQPLRTIPRAVLQSAILCGLFFILAAYGETLGYRPTGNNLGETTAPFHLLSGLVGMPVFGPLVDIGVLISMFAATLGCITAAARVLLLMSHNRLCHQSLRRIHPRNQTPGAAVLVVGTLAGLPAAWLAGHGASGSDIYGWMGSFATYGFITVYGLVAIALPIALHRRHKLNPGYVALSVAATAAMLLALEGSLYPIPPRPYSWLPYLYLAYLAVTSAWFLATRHRSSKLG is encoded by the coding sequence ATGCTCTCCCTAATCTCTCCAGATATTCAGCCATCATCCGCGTACCAGGGAGCGTCGCTAACCTTGCCTAACCCCTCCGGAGTGCTTGAAGCGACGAGCGTCGAAGCTGGCCGCCACGGCCTGCGCCACCAAGTGCTCTCGCCCATGGAGACGCTCGGCCAGTCCATCTCGACCATCGCCCCCAGCACCTCGCCGACTATGACGATCCCGCTCGTCTTTGCCGTGGCGGGTAACGGGACATGGCTCGCTTACCTGCTCGCCACCCTGTCCGTCCTGCTCATCGCCCTCTGCATCCGCAGCTTCGCCCGCGACTCCGCCTCGCCCGGCTCGCTCTACGTCTACGCGACCTCGACGCTTCCACCAGCCGTCGGAGCCCTCACCGCCTGGGCGCTTCTGCTCGCCTATATCGCCACCGGCTCGTCCGTCATCGGCGGCTTCGTCAACTACGGCATGGTCGTCCTCCAGACGCTGACGCCCTTCCGCAGCACCTCGCTCCTTACGCCGGTGCTCCTCGCCGTCTCCGTCACGGCGCTCTCCGTCTGGATCGCCTGGCGTGACGTCCGTATCTCCGCCCGCCTCATGCTCTGGATCGAGGGTAGCTCCGCACTCCTCATTGCCATCGTGCTTGCCGCCATCCTCGGTCGTCACGGCTTCCACGTCGACCTTCAGCAGCTTCGGCTGCAGGGCGCATCGGTGCAGGGAATCCGTCTCGGCATGGTGCTCGCCCTCTTCAGCTTTGTCGGCTTCGAGAGCGCCACCACCCTCGGACACGAAGCGCACCAACCCCTCCGCACCATCCCTCGCGCTGTCCTGCAATCTGCGATCCTCTGTGGTCTCTTCTTCATCCTCGCTGCCTACGGCGAAACCCTCGGCTACCGTCCGACGGGCAACAATCTGGGTGAGACGACAGCGCCGTTTCATCTCCTCTCGGGCCTCGTCGGGATGCCGGTCTTTGGGCCGCTGGTCGATATTGGCGTATTGATCAGCATGTTCGCTGCCACGCTGGGTTGCATCACGGCGGCGGCCCGCGTCCTGCTGCTGATGTCGCACAACCGTCTTTGCCACCAGTCCCTGCGTCGCATCCACCCGCGCAACCAGACTCCCGGAGCCGCTGTCCTCGTCGTCGGTACCCTCGCCGGACTGCCTGCTGCGTGGCTGGCTGGCCATGGCGCGAGTGGCTCGGATATCTACGGCTGGATGGGGTCGTTTGCCACGTATGGTTTCATCACGGTCTATGGCCTCGTTGCTATTGCCCTGCCGATTGCGCTGCACCGACGCCACAAACTCAACCCTGGCTACGTAGCGCTGTCGGTAGCGGCGACTGCAGCAATGCTCCTTGCTCTCGAGGGCAGCCTCTACCCCATTCCGCCGCGCCCTTACTCCTGGCTTCCTTACCTCTACCTGGCCTACCTCGCTGTTACGTCGGCCTGGTTCCTGGCGACTCGTCACCGCTCGTCAAAGTTGGGCTGA